From the Comamonas odontotermitis genome, one window contains:
- a CDS encoding pyridoxamine 5'-phosphate oxidase family protein codes for MITTLEQLRALYAQPAERAVRKELNHLDAHCQRFVALSPLCVMATAGKDGAMLDASPRGGPPGFVKCTDAQHLLLPDAGGNNRLDSLDNLVRDPRIGLLFLLPGVDETLRVNGVARLRDEDAFIQQFAGERQLPRLVIEIEVHEAYLHCAKALMRSRLWSAQAQVARSVLPSLNQMIHDQIGLQTAPEPQADMVARYEALIAQEQVGR; via the coding sequence ATGATCACCACACTCGAACAGCTGCGAGCCCTGTATGCCCAGCCGGCAGAGCGTGCCGTGCGCAAGGAACTGAACCATCTCGACGCGCACTGCCAGCGCTTTGTGGCATTGTCGCCCCTGTGCGTGATGGCCACGGCGGGCAAGGATGGCGCCATGCTGGACGCATCGCCGCGCGGCGGGCCGCCGGGCTTTGTCAAATGCACCGATGCGCAGCACCTGCTGTTGCCCGATGCGGGCGGTAACAACCGGCTTGATTCGCTGGATAACCTAGTGCGCGATCCGCGCATCGGGCTGCTTTTTCTGCTGCCAGGCGTGGACGAAACCCTGCGGGTCAATGGAGTAGCCCGGTTGCGCGACGAGGATGCGTTCATCCAGCAGTTTGCCGGTGAGCGGCAATTGCCCAGGCTTGTGATCGAGATCGAGGTGCACGAAGCCTATCTGCACTGTGCCAAGGCGCTGATGCGCTCGCGGCTGTGGAGTGCGCAGGCCCAGGTGGCGCGCAGTGTGCTGCCGTCGCTCAACCAGATGATCCACGACCAGATCGGCTTGCAGACGGCACCGGAGCCGCAGGCGGACATGGTGGCTCGTTATGAGGCGCTGATTGCGCAGGAGCAGGTGGGCCGATGA
- a CDS encoding SDR family oxidoreductase produces MTTVLIIGASRGIGLELVRQYRTEGCRVIATVRDAGAQARLTALGAEVQRVDVAQPASVSGLAWLLDGEKIDLAMFVAGVIRQPDARTPPTQPDFDAVMHTNVLGAMQVLPQVAPLVEDARGVFAFVSSSMSQIEGVDGSDAWLYRVSKAALNMAVAAAQHDYPRARLITIDPGWVQTEMGGDGAPLTVQESVAGMRETLASVTDADKGRLLHHDGRRAAHW; encoded by the coding sequence ATGACCACGGTTCTGATCATTGGCGCATCGCGCGGCATCGGGCTGGAGTTGGTGCGGCAGTACCGCACCGAAGGTTGCCGGGTGATTGCCACGGTTCGTGATGCGGGCGCACAGGCGCGTTTGACGGCGCTGGGTGCCGAAGTGCAACGGGTGGATGTGGCGCAGCCCGCCAGTGTCAGCGGCCTTGCATGGCTGCTGGATGGCGAGAAAATTGACCTGGCCATGTTCGTGGCAGGTGTCATCCGTCAGCCCGATGCGCGCACGCCGCCTACGCAACCGGATTTTGATGCCGTCATGCACACCAATGTGCTGGGTGCCATGCAGGTACTGCCCCAGGTTGCGCCCTTGGTCGAAGATGCGCGGGGCGTGTTTGCCTTTGTATCGTCTTCCATGTCGCAGATCGAGGGTGTGGACGGGAGTGACGCCTGGCTCTATCGCGTCAGCAAGGCGGCGCTCAACATGGCTGTGGCGGCCGCGCAGCATGACTATCCGCGCGCCAGGCTGATCACCATTGACCCCGGCTGGGTGCAGACGGAGATGGGTGGCGATGGTGCGCCACTGACCGTGCAAGAGAGCGTGGCGGGCATGCGCGAGACCCTGGCCTCCGTCACCGATGCTGACAAGGGCCGCCTGCTGCACCACGATGGCCGACGCGCCGCCCATTGGTAG